A window of Suncus etruscus isolate mSunEtr1 chromosome 4, mSunEtr1.pri.cur, whole genome shotgun sequence contains these coding sequences:
- the LOC126007290 gene encoding melanoma-associated antigen B3-like — protein MPRGRKSKQKASEKRRQARLETPGHAVAQATKAAAEASAEAGVAAASMASVEALLAGAVEASAEALLAGAAEASAEALLAGAAETSAEALLAGAAEASAEALLKVAAEASTKAVASVAAKASADKAATATKGKAAAVAASIAPVVVKKREATEGRKAEDVGKKTSTPQPMHGTKYQPHAASAANFKKPQEEQHVATSSKSQKKKASFFAIPLYINPDTLARKAVVLEQFLMYKFKTKKVILKKDMLEIIGAEFEEHFDEILKKASVRIEMVFAVKVMEVDPVIHSYDLVSKIKLPNNGRLRAGQGLPKTGLLMNVLGIIFLKGNCAKEEDLWKYLGMMKVFPGRKHSIFGEPRKLITKDLVRLNYLEYRQIPNSDPPRFEFLWGPKAYAETSKRQVMEFMAKINRKEPSVLLAKFKDILKEEDK, from the coding sequence ATGCCTCGTGGGCGCAAGAGTAAGCAAAAGGCCTCTGAGAAGCGGCGCCAGGCCCGACTGGAGACCCCGGGCCATGCAGTAGCTCAAGCCaccaaagcagcagcagaagcctCGGCTGAGGCAGGTGTGGCAGCAGCATCAATGGCCTCAGTTGAGGCCCTTCTGGCAGGAGCAGTAGAGGCCTCAGCTGAGGCACTTCTGGCAGGAGCAGCAGAGGCCTCGGCTGAGGCACTTCTGGCAGGAGCGGCAGAGACCTCGGCTGAGGCCCTTCTGGCAGGAGCAGCAGAGGCCTCGGCTGAGGCACTTCTGAAAGTAGCAGCAGAGGCCTCGACCAAGGCAGTAGCGTCAGTAGCAGCAAAGGCTTCAGCTGACAAGGCAGCCACAGCCACCAAAGGAAAAGCTGCTGCAGTGGCAGCATCCATTGCACCGGTGGTAGTGAAGAAAAGAGAAGCCACAGAGGGAAGAAAAGCTGAAGATGTGGGAAAGAAAACCTCTACTCCTCAGCCTATGCATGGTACTAAGTACCAGCCTCATGCAGCCTCAGCTGCCAATTTTAAGAAGCCCCAGGAAGAACAACATGTGGCCACTTCTTCCAAGAGTCAAAAAAAGAAGGCCTCCTTCTTTGCAATCCCACTGTATATAAATCCGGATACGTTAGCCAGGAAGGCTGTGGTGCTGGAGCAGTTCCTGATGTACAAGttcaaaacaaagaaagtcaTTCTGAAGAAGGATATGCTAGAGATCATCGGTGCAGAGTTTGAAGAGCACTTTGACGAAATCCTAAAAAAAGCTTCAGTGCGCATTGAGATGGTGTTCGCAGTCAAAGTCATGGAAGTAGACCCAGTGATCCACTCCTATGATCTGGTGAGCAAGATTAAACTCCCCAACAACGGGAGGCTGCGTGCTGGCCAGGGGCTCCCCAAGACCGGCCTCCTGATGAATGTCCTGGGCATCATCTTCTTGAAGGGCAACTGCGCCAAGGAGGAAGATCTCTGGAAATACCTGGGCATGATGAAAGTATTTCCTGGAAGGAAGCACTCCATCTTCGGGGAGCCGCGGAAGCTGATTACAAAAGATCTGGTGAGGCTCAACTATCTGGAGTATAGACAGATCCCCAACAGTGATCCTCCACGCTTTGAGTTCCTCTGGGGCCCCAAAGCCTATGCTGAAACCAGCAAAAGGCAAGTCATGGAGTTTATGGCAAAAATCAATCGCAAAGAACCCAGCGTATTACTGGCCAAGTTCAAAGACATTTTGAAAGAAGAAGATAAGTAA